In one Echinicola marina genomic region, the following are encoded:
- a CDS encoding glycoside hydrolase family protein, with protein MTHFQKTALLIVLIGLIGLQKGTAQDSKEKLHIQDHLQSVSEENIFLTEDYFNWGGSILKGEDGLYHLFYSRWPKATNFTGWLLYSEIAHAVSPNPSGPWSYKETVLEGRGKGYWDAITAHNPKIKYFDGKYYLYYISTNLGERQDYTEEELMETSQTGYSHPNWKTLRPNQRTGVAVAETLNGEWKRFDKPLIAPSGPISTLTVNPAIDKGKDGKYYLIIKGDKPNETRFIRNQAMAIGDSPIGPFEIQSEPVIDYLDTEDMSLWYDKKRDKYFGTFHAHGFIGLVNSSDGIHWEKAEEFELMPKVIKMKDGSLIKPD; from the coding sequence TTGACACATTTTCAGAAAACCGCCCTGCTTATAGTTTTAATAGGCTTAATTGGGCTCCAAAAGGGGACTGCCCAAGATTCTAAAGAAAAACTACATATTCAGGATCACCTACAGTCAGTAAGCGAAGAAAATATCTTTCTTACCGAAGATTATTTCAATTGGGGAGGTTCCATCCTAAAAGGTGAGGATGGCCTTTACCACCTATTTTACAGTAGATGGCCAAAGGCTACCAATTTCACAGGTTGGTTGTTGTATTCAGAAATTGCCCATGCTGTTTCTCCCAATCCAAGTGGCCCTTGGTCTTATAAAGAGACTGTGCTGGAAGGAAGGGGAAAGGGGTATTGGGATGCCATCACTGCCCACAATCCAAAGATCAAGTATTTTGATGGCAAATATTACCTCTACTATATTTCTACCAATTTGGGAGAAAGACAGGACTATACAGAGGAGGAATTGATGGAAACCAGTCAAACAGGATATTCACACCCCAACTGGAAAACCCTTAGGCCTAACCAAAGAACCGGTGTAGCAGTGGCGGAAACCCTTAATGGAGAGTGGAAGCGCTTCGATAAGCCCTTAATAGCGCCTTCAGGGCCTATTAGTACATTGACTGTCAACCCCGCCATTGATAAGGGAAAGGACGGTAAATATTATTTGATCATAAAAGGGGACAAGCCCAATGAAACCAGGTTTATCCGAAACCAGGCCATGGCCATTGGCGATAGCCCTATAGGGCCTTTTGAGATCCAATCTGAACCAGTTATAGATTATCTAGATACAGAGGATATGTCCCTTTGGTATGATAAGAAGCGGGACAAATACTTTGGAACCTTTCATGCCCACGGCTTTATAGGCTTGGTGAATTCTTCGGATGGGATCCATTGGGAAAAAGCGGAAGAATTTGAGTTGATGCCAAAGGTGATCAAGATGAAGGATGGAAGTTTGATTAAACCAGACTGA
- a CDS encoding glycoside hydrolase family 2 protein, translating to MKSYFLIIKIWIFSLCFIQLASAQHIYELNSEWYCNPISDTKANGIEISNTSYKLKKWMPATVPGTVLTTLLNNGKVPDPFYGMNNEKIKDIYDTGREYYTYWFVKDFTETAKEGEQIWLNFRGINYSADVYLNGKKVNKEPFKGMYLRKQFNITELLAKDGQNRLAVLVHPADHVGNPNGGQGGDGTIAKGVALQYTAGWDWIQPVRDRNTGIWDKVFIEKTQAVNLKNPHIVTLVDGQRFPGEPQAPATIKVSAELENTQDGPVNGTLQYILNGKTISQSVSLEANETKEVALPDFSFENPKLWWPSGYGEQNLYDLDLNFTINGNISDSEKINFGIREIQTEWNSHTRSKQISVNGQKIFIKGGNWIISDAMLRFSKERYDAEIRFHRDMNLNLIRIWGGALPERPEFYEACDKYGLLVIQDFWISGDCNGRWLDPKKKDDQWTRRQYPDDHNLFIESAEDVVKLLRNHASLAMWCGGNEITPPADIMHAIKNEILPKYDGTRWFIDYSNSDEMSYNFKGGNGDGPYGIQDISTFWAERTWPFNSEVGSVGTGDAVSLKRFLPEENHVVPVEMEGTEKIKDEVWTYHKYIDYSNSLEPYGTPKNMEDFAEKAQLVNYNQYRGLMEGFSAHMWDWYTGVIIWKTQNPWTALRGQMYDYYLDPNACLYGLRSGSEAVHGMYDPVKGNIMIANNSFEQQHDIMLRVTAYDMEGNSKQLTQVFTYIEPSSIRLIMSLKKRIDEMSAEEGMFLSVQLLNINQELISDNFYWLPDAEGNYSGLQNLEEAKVSATAKKITDSEISLTLHNDAENTVSFFNRISLIDAKTKERLLPTFFSDNYISIVPGEEKTITLDYDQLKNTDALIEIGGWNGPKQTIKIE from the coding sequence ATGAAATCTTATTTTCTCATCATTAAAATCTGGATTTTCAGCCTTTGCTTTATCCAGTTAGCCAGCGCACAGCATATTTATGAGCTGAACAGTGAATGGTACTGCAATCCCATCAGTGATACCAAAGCCAATGGAATCGAAATATCCAATACTTCCTATAAGTTAAAAAAATGGATGCCTGCCACTGTACCCGGAACGGTATTGACCACCTTATTAAACAATGGAAAAGTACCCGACCCTTTTTATGGGATGAACAATGAAAAGATAAAAGACATTTATGATACTGGTAGGGAATACTATACTTATTGGTTTGTAAAAGACTTTACAGAAACTGCCAAAGAAGGTGAGCAGATATGGTTGAACTTTAGAGGCATCAACTACAGTGCTGATGTTTACCTGAACGGCAAGAAGGTCAACAAAGAACCTTTCAAGGGCATGTACTTGCGTAAACAATTTAATATCACCGAACTATTGGCCAAAGATGGTCAAAACCGTTTGGCAGTGTTGGTCCATCCTGCTGATCATGTAGGCAATCCCAATGGCGGTCAAGGCGGTGATGGCACCATAGCAAAAGGAGTAGCCCTTCAGTATACTGCTGGATGGGACTGGATCCAGCCTGTTCGTGACCGTAACACAGGAATATGGGATAAGGTATTTATAGAGAAAACCCAAGCGGTCAACCTGAAAAACCCTCACATCGTCACATTGGTAGATGGGCAGCGTTTCCCAGGAGAGCCTCAAGCCCCCGCTACCATTAAGGTTTCTGCCGAATTGGAAAACACGCAAGATGGGCCTGTAAACGGAACCTTGCAATATATTTTGAATGGAAAGACGATTAGCCAATCAGTAAGTCTTGAAGCAAATGAAACCAAAGAAGTCGCCTTGCCGGACTTTAGCTTTGAAAACCCAAAATTGTGGTGGCCAAGTGGATATGGAGAGCAAAACCTTTATGATCTAGACCTTAATTTTACTATCAATGGAAATATTTCAGACAGTGAAAAAATCAATTTTGGTATAAGAGAGATACAAACTGAATGGAACAGCCACACCCGAAGTAAGCAAATTTCGGTAAATGGACAGAAAATATTCATTAAGGGTGGCAATTGGATCATCTCCGATGCCATGTTAAGGTTCTCCAAAGAACGCTATGATGCAGAAATCAGGTTCCATAGAGATATGAACCTTAACTTGATCCGTATTTGGGGCGGAGCATTACCAGAAAGACCTGAATTCTATGAAGCTTGTGACAAATACGGTTTATTGGTGATCCAGGATTTTTGGATTTCCGGTGACTGTAATGGCCGATGGTTGGACCCTAAGAAAAAGGATGACCAATGGACCAGAAGGCAATATCCAGATGATCACAACCTATTTATTGAATCCGCTGAGGATGTGGTAAAACTTTTGAGAAACCACGCATCTTTGGCCATGTGGTGCGGGGGTAATGAAATCACTCCCCCTGCAGATATTATGCATGCCATTAAGAATGAAATTTTACCGAAATATGATGGCACCCGTTGGTTCATAGACTACTCCAACTCCGATGAAATGTCCTATAATTTCAAAGGCGGAAATGGTGATGGGCCTTATGGTATTCAGGATATCTCCACCTTCTGGGCAGAACGCACCTGGCCATTCAATTCTGAAGTAGGTTCTGTTGGAACAGGAGATGCTGTATCCTTGAAAAGGTTCCTGCCAGAGGAAAACCATGTAGTTCCTGTAGAGATGGAAGGCACTGAAAAGATCAAAGACGAAGTTTGGACTTACCACAAATATATCGACTATAGCAACTCCCTAGAACCTTATGGCACTCCTAAGAACATGGAGGACTTTGCCGAGAAAGCGCAACTGGTCAACTACAACCAATACCGTGGATTGATGGAAGGCTTCTCTGCGCATATGTGGGACTGGTATACTGGGGTGATCATTTGGAAAACCCAAAATCCTTGGACGGCTTTAAGAGGGCAAATGTATGATTATTACCTTGATCCTAATGCCTGTCTTTATGGATTGCGCAGTGGAAGTGAAGCTGTACACGGCATGTATGACCCTGTTAAAGGCAATATCATGATCGCCAATAATAGCTTTGAGCAGCAACATGATATTATGCTACGGGTCACGGCCTATGATATGGAAGGAAACAGCAAGCAATTGACGCAAGTGTTTACTTATATCGAACCAAGCAGTATCCGATTAATCATGTCCCTAAAGAAAAGGATTGATGAAATGAGTGCGGAGGAGGGAATGTTCCTCTCCGTACAATTGCTGAATATAAACCAAGAATTAATCTCTGACAATTTCTACTGGTTGCCAGACGCAGAGGGCAATTATTCAGGTTTACAAAATTTAGAAGAGGCCAAGGTATCAGCTACAGCGAAGAAAATAACTGATTCGGAAATCAGCTTGACGCTTCACAACGATGCTGAAAATACAGTTTCCTTCTTTAATCGTATCTCTCTGATTGATGCTAAAACCAAAGAAAGACTGTTACCTACCTTCTTTAGCGATAATTATATATCTATCGTTCCGGGAGAAGAAAAAACCATCACCTTGGACTATGACCAACTGAAAAACACAGATGCACTGATTGAAATTGGTGGCTGGAATGGCCCTAAGCAAACCATCAAAATAGAATAG
- a CDS encoding sialate O-acetylesterase: MKKHILCLLFFLIGFSAKSEIWLPSIISDNMVLQQKSKAVIWGWSSHTTEKIVVTGSWNNQPVETFAHHGKWSLELPTPSYGGPFTISIKGHKEIVLENILIGEVWLCSGQSNMQWSANNGFDNAEEEVKAANYPNIRFFNIPIHGTSSPQENTPGVWNSCTPETMREFSAVGYFFGRELNEQMDIPVGLINSSWGGTPVEIWTPEKEVEDPGLLKEASLLIGENNWYDRRPGFAYNAMIHPIAPFSIAGFLWYQGESNRQNAAYYYKTFPMLIASWRKQWGNDDLPFYYVQIAPFDYENNNSEDLAAAIVRDAQLKTMDELDHTGMVVTNDIGNLKNIHPGNKQEVGRRLALWALSKTYGLSDEDPSGPLFKSMQIKKNKALVTFEHTSGGLQAEGKEIREFYIAGEDRQFYPAKAKIKGDMVELSSKEVKAPVAVRFAFSDIALPNLFGKNGLPASAFRTDNWEVE, encoded by the coding sequence ATGAAAAAACATATTCTTTGTTTACTATTCTTTTTGATTGGCTTTTCTGCCAAAAGTGAAATCTGGCTTCCTTCCATTATATCGGATAATATGGTTTTGCAGCAGAAGTCCAAAGCGGTCATATGGGGCTGGAGCAGCCATACTACCGAAAAAATAGTGGTGACAGGTTCTTGGAACAATCAGCCGGTAGAGACCTTTGCCCATCATGGGAAATGGTCTTTGGAATTGCCTACTCCATCTTATGGTGGCCCATTTACCATCAGTATTAAGGGGCATAAGGAAATTGTTTTGGAAAATATTTTGATAGGCGAAGTGTGGTTATGCTCCGGGCAGTCCAATATGCAGTGGAGTGCCAATAATGGTTTTGACAATGCCGAAGAAGAGGTGAAAGCAGCCAATTATCCCAATATCCGTTTTTTTAATATCCCAATCCATGGGACAAGCAGTCCCCAGGAAAACACTCCCGGAGTGTGGAACAGCTGTACGCCGGAAACCATGAGGGAATTTAGTGCAGTGGGCTATTTTTTTGGAAGGGAGTTAAATGAGCAGATGGATATCCCTGTGGGATTGATCAACAGCAGCTGGGGTGGTACTCCTGTAGAAATCTGGACTCCAGAAAAAGAAGTGGAGGATCCCGGCCTACTCAAGGAGGCTTCCTTGTTGATAGGAGAAAACAATTGGTATGATAGAAGGCCAGGCTTTGCTTATAATGCCATGATCCATCCGATTGCTCCGTTTAGTATCGCGGGTTTTTTATGGTACCAAGGGGAGTCTAATCGCCAAAATGCAGCTTATTATTATAAAACCTTTCCTATGCTCATTGCGTCATGGAGGAAGCAATGGGGCAATGATGATTTGCCATTTTACTATGTTCAAATCGCTCCTTTTGATTATGAAAATAATAATAGTGAGGACCTTGCTGCAGCGATAGTAAGGGATGCGCAGCTCAAGACCATGGATGAGCTCGATCATACAGGCATGGTGGTGACCAATGATATTGGCAATTTAAAGAATATCCATCCTGGGAATAAACAAGAGGTAGGGAGAAGGCTAGCGCTTTGGGCCCTGTCCAAGACCTATGGGCTGAGTGATGAGGATCCATCGGGTCCTCTATTCAAGTCCATGCAAATAAAGAAAAACAAGGCCTTGGTTACTTTTGAGCATACCAGTGGTGGCTTGCAGGCAGAAGGAAAGGAGATCAGGGAGTTCTATATAGCAGGAGAAGACCGCCAGTTTTATCCAGCGAAGGCAAAGATAAAAGGGGATATGGTGGAGCTTTCCTCAAAAGAAGTGAAAGCACCCGTAGCGGTTCGCTTTGCATTCTCCGATATAGCCTTGCCCAATTTGTTCGGCAAAAACGGCTTGCCAGCCTCAGCATTCAGAACAGATAATTGGGAAGTTGAGTGA
- a CDS encoding glycoside hydrolase family 16 protein, translated as MLTKINSLRMTGIVLILLQAFYYSCDSANDPAPVKEETKWELIFEDEFNGDTYNGDHWASYQTQPWSSPWNMYVVPNDDELAEVRDGKLHIRARWNEETDLPETGAIQTKDKFSFTYGKLEVKAKFSRMGKGAWPAIWLMPQNPVYSGWPSGGEIDVMEHLNTDDMVYQVIHQSVSEDEKLEPAPSMTTKVDLDEYNTYGIIKSPDKIEFYVNGKKTMTHKKGGDNAGMWPFETDFYIILNHACADKGQSGKYFWPGLVNSTEYFPYEMIIDYVKVWEQAE; from the coding sequence ATGCTAACTAAAATCAATAGTCTAAGAATGACTGGAATTGTTTTGATCCTATTACAAGCTTTTTATTACTCATGTGATAGTGCTAATGACCCTGCCCCAGTCAAAGAGGAAACAAAATGGGAATTGATTTTTGAAGATGAATTCAACGGAGATACTTATAATGGCGATCATTGGGCAAGTTATCAGACACAGCCTTGGTCATCTCCTTGGAATATGTATGTGGTCCCTAATGATGATGAACTGGCGGAAGTGAGGGATGGTAAGCTACATATAAGAGCTAGGTGGAATGAGGAAACTGACTTGCCTGAAACAGGGGCAATACAAACCAAAGATAAATTTAGCTTTACCTATGGTAAATTAGAAGTGAAAGCCAAGTTTTCCCGAATGGGAAAAGGGGCTTGGCCAGCAATTTGGTTGATGCCCCAAAATCCAGTATATTCAGGTTGGCCCAGTGGAGGGGAGATTGATGTGATGGAACATTTGAATACTGATGATATGGTTTATCAAGTGATTCACCAATCTGTTTCGGAAGATGAAAAACTGGAACCAGCACCATCTATGACAACAAAGGTGGATTTGGATGAATACAATACCTATGGAATTATCAAATCACCAGATAAGATCGAGTTTTATGTTAATGGTAAGAAAACCATGACACATAAAAAAGGTGGTGATAATGCTGGAATGTGGCCTTTTGAAACCGATTTTTATATTATCCTAAATCATGCTTGTGCTGATAAAGGGCAGTCAGGTAAGTATTTCTGGCCTGGTCTCGTCAATTCTACGGAGTATTTTCCGTATGAAATGATTATTGATTATGTGAAAGTGTGGGAGCAGGCTGAGTAG
- a CDS encoding RagB/SusD family nutrient uptake outer membrane protein encodes MIRYKKAIKHGFAAAALVIGLSSCNDFLDRAPLSEVTPEVFLKTEADLAAYTINAYGFPTHGGFNVGTFGIDNGTDNQATSNASNIWIPGERRVPQSGGGWSFGGIRNINYFLQNAVPAWEAGQISGNSINIDHYIGEGYFLRAYEYFNKLQTFGDFPIIRGTLPDDLDKLTEASKRRPRNEVARFIISDLDSAIMLLGDNPLGGKVRITKNAALLFKSRVALYEGTWLKYHKGTAHVPGGPGWPGEGKVDGFSINIDSEIEYFLAEAMDAAEQVADQIPLETNTKDNGYDSSDNPYFTMFGSEDLTGYQEVLLWRDYDPSLNINHNTGHYINRNGGNTGYTREFVDNVLMANGLPIYAPASGYAGDDFIADVKKDRDNRLQIFMKAPGELRVDDRTNTDGSAILEETPDIIGLLETKYVTGYALKKGMSYAFEQGEGNRGSTGSIVFRAAEAYLNYLEASYLKEGVVTGKAETYWKAIRDRAGVNNDFMITVAATDMNIEAQNDFAAYSAGVLLSDKVLYNIRRERRVELMAEGMRMFDLKRWRALDQLKTDPHIIEGFKLWGPMKEWYKDEETGKTLLIQPNEEGTPNVSSEAEGEYLRPYRIVLGATNLVKDGYRWAYAHYLEPIAIQHFIITTPDGSGSPENSVIYQNPGWPLQANSAATE; translated from the coding sequence ATGATAAGATATAAAAAAGCAATCAAACACGGTTTTGCAGCCGCTGCGCTGGTCATAGGATTGTCATCCTGTAATGATTTCTTGGACAGAGCCCCTCTTTCTGAGGTTACACCAGAAGTTTTCTTGAAAACCGAAGCGGATTTGGCGGCATATACTATCAATGCCTATGGATTCCCGACGCACGGAGGATTTAACGTAGGGACGTTTGGAATCGATAACGGTACAGATAACCAAGCCACCAGTAACGCAAGCAATATTTGGATTCCCGGCGAAAGACGCGTGCCGCAATCGGGGGGAGGATGGAGTTTTGGAGGAATAAGAAACATTAACTATTTCCTGCAAAATGCCGTTCCTGCCTGGGAAGCCGGTCAAATATCCGGTAATTCCATTAATATAGACCATTATATCGGGGAGGGGTATTTCCTCCGGGCCTATGAGTACTTTAATAAGCTTCAGACATTTGGTGATTTCCCAATTATACGGGGTACACTTCCGGATGATCTGGATAAACTGACCGAAGCTTCCAAACGTCGTCCCAGAAATGAAGTGGCCCGGTTTATAATTTCCGATTTGGATTCGGCCATAATGCTGCTGGGAGATAATCCTCTGGGAGGAAAAGTAAGAATCACAAAAAATGCCGCTTTGCTGTTCAAATCAAGAGTGGCTTTATATGAGGGCACCTGGTTAAAATACCACAAGGGAACAGCCCATGTACCGGGCGGACCGGGTTGGCCAGGGGAAGGAAAAGTGGACGGTTTTTCCATCAATATAGACAGTGAAATCGAATACTTTCTGGCCGAGGCCATGGATGCAGCAGAGCAGGTTGCGGACCAAATACCTTTGGAGACCAACACCAAAGATAATGGGTATGATTCTTCTGATAACCCTTATTTTACCATGTTCGGCTCTGAAGACTTGACAGGTTATCAGGAAGTATTGCTTTGGAGGGATTATGACCCGAGCCTGAACATAAACCACAATACAGGACATTATATAAACAGAAATGGTGGCAATACAGGGTACACCAGAGAATTTGTGGACAATGTGCTGATGGCAAATGGCCTGCCTATCTATGCCCCTGCTTCTGGTTACGCCGGGGACGATTTTATTGCAGATGTGAAAAAGGACAGGGATAACCGTCTGCAGATCTTTATGAAAGCTCCAGGTGAGTTAAGGGTAGATGACCGTACTAATACTGACGGCTCAGCAATACTTGAAGAGACACCGGATATTATCGGGCTTCTGGAAACGAAATATGTCACCGGATATGCACTGAAAAAGGGAATGAGCTATGCTTTTGAACAAGGTGAAGGAAATCGGGGCAGCACAGGATCCATTGTTTTCAGGGCCGCTGAGGCTTATCTGAACTATTTGGAAGCATCCTATCTAAAAGAAGGGGTGGTAACTGGTAAAGCTGAAACGTATTGGAAGGCTATTCGGGATCGCGCTGGTGTAAACAATGATTTTATGATCACCGTTGCTGCTACAGATATGAATATAGAAGCGCAGAATGATTTTGCAGCCTATTCCGCTGGAGTATTATTGTCAGATAAAGTCCTTTATAATATCCGAAGAGAAAGAAGAGTAGAACTGATGGCTGAAGGAATGCGGATGTTTGATCTTAAAAGATGGCGTGCATTAGATCAACTGAAAACAGACCCGCATATTATAGAAGGATTTAAACTTTGGGGACCTATGAAGGAATGGTATAAAGATGAAGAGACAGGAAAAACCTTATTGATCCAACCAAATGAGGAAGGTACTCCCAATGTTTCTAGTGAAGCTGAAGGTGAATATTTGAGGCCTTACCGTATTGTTTTGGGTGCTACAAATCTAGTGAAAGATGGTTATAGATGGGCTTATGCACATTATTTGGAGCCAATTGCTATTCAGCATTTCATTATTACCACGCCTGATGGTTCTGGATCTCCTGAAAATTCAGTGATTTATCAGAATCCAGGTTGGCCTTTACAGGCGAATTCTGCTGCAACTGAATAA